A region from the Acinonyx jubatus isolate Ajub_Pintada_27869175 chromosome C2, VMU_Ajub_asm_v1.0, whole genome shotgun sequence genome encodes:
- the RPSA gene encoding 40S ribosomal protein SA, which translates to MSGALDVLQMKEEDVLKFLAAGTHLGGTNLDFQMEQYIYKRKSDGIYIINLKRTWEKLLLAARAIVAIENPADVSVISSRNTGQRAVLKFAAATGATPIAGRFTPGTFTNQIQAAFREPRLLVVTDPRADHQPLTEASYVNLPTIALCNTDSPLRYVDIAIPCNNKGAHSVGLMWWMLAREVLRMRGTISREHPWEVMPDLYFYRDPEEIEKEEQAAAEKAVTKEEFQGEWTAPAPEFTATQPEVADWSEGVQVPSVPIQQFPTEDWSAQPATEDWSAAPTAQATEWVGTTTEWS; encoded by the exons ATGTCCGGAGCCCTTGATGTCCTGCAAATGAAGGAGGAGGATGTCCTCAAATTTCTTGCCGCAGGAACCCACTTAGGTGGCACCAACCTTGACTTCCAGATGGAACAGTACATctacaaaaggaaaagtgatg GTATCTACATCATCAATCTGAAGAGAACCTGGGAGAAGCTTCTGCTGGCAGCTCGGGCCATTGTTGCCATTGAAAACCCAGCTGATGTCAGTGTCATATCATCCCGGAATACTGGCCAG CGAGCTGTGCTGAAGTTTGCTGCTGCGACCGGAGCCACTCCTATTGCTGGCCGCTTTACTCCCGGAACCTTCACTAACCAGATCCAGGCAGCCTTCCGGGAGCCCAGACTTCTGGTGGTCACCGATCCCAGGGCTGACCACCAGCCTCTCACCGAGGCGTCTTACGTTAACCTGCCTACCATCGCTCTGTGTAACACAGACTCTCCTCTGCGCTATGTGGACATCGCCATCCCTTGCAACAACAAG GGAGCTCACTCGGTGGGTCTGATGTGGTGGATGCTGGCCCGGGAAGTTCTGCGCATGCGTGGCACCATCTCCCGTGAACACCCCTGGGAGGTCATGCCTGACCTCTACTTCTATAGGGATCCTGAAGAG attgaaaaggaagagcaggCTGCTGCCGAAAAGGCTGTGACCAAGGAGGAGTTTCAGGGTGAATGGACTGCTCCAGCTCCTGAGTTCACTGCTACTCAGCCTGAGGTCGCAGACTGGTCCGAAGGCGTGCAGGTGCCCTCCGTGCCTATCCAGCAGTTCCCCACTG AGGACTGGAGCGCTCAGCCCGCCACGGAAGACTGGTCTGCAGCCCCCACTGCTCAGGCCACCGAATGGGTGGGAACAACCACCGAGTGGTCTTGA